A stretch of the Lytechinus variegatus isolate NC3 chromosome 5, Lvar_3.0, whole genome shotgun sequence genome encodes the following:
- the LOC121415189 gene encoding uncharacterized protein LOC121415189, with protein MNDLQNYGSGLGPGAGDANYSSRLGGLRSGQGILPSKLYPGTFPMRAYQDSRDTASSVDSLLAGPFSHPSYNDITDDDSLNDMPVTQSTRAHLLPNPVEQLSTKTRGVQLPVKHTNEIGTQIGILLPKYHVHPQSKCIMCRDCGIFFSHGSFLRHLHDDIGRRTDCQSSMLELGVENPGVQQMKLWDDFLAKLKGEEGSHARPRTSSYDLNGVTSNVSLEGNHYRSSSDSFSSTQPIQPRRPAMHYSPRTSMRGVQRSLPATKGSQLVVGPSGNSPPNSSSEASSISDLNKNIQNTVEASERLLRETSQYLASTEKSRHRRNRSITMDLHSKSVPPEGKSQASRSLFTSQNSHVAPHQQNHHREHSSKVSLSPSGTQNENGNTDGSRTARFPQDSRIFAGGDLPSSTSNPDTRSTSQGNPSSVNAMRVASSVLPQGEAGSRFRFPVLNGDLLEEQNQQNNTKDKQDPLFILQTAQELLTLASHRIQVLKDEATGGNGVPKSPGRDDEFLKLYHEERSKRRKFEAQIQQLQESLQEEQKQRKELEIQLRALKLQR; from the exons ATGAATGATCTTCAGAACTACGGGAGTGGTCTAGGACCTGGTGCTGGGGACGCTAACTACTCCTCCAGATTGGGTGGTCTTCGATCTGGTCAGGGCATTCTCCCATCCAAACTCTATCCTGGAACATTTCCCATGAGAGCGTACCAAGATTCCAGAGACACAGCGTCATCAGTTGACTCTCTCCTAGCGGGTCCTTTCTCGCATCcgtcttacaatgacatcacaGACGACGACAGTTTGAATGATATGCCAGTTACGCAATCAACCAGAGCGCACCTTTTGCCAAACCCAGTAGAACAACTTAGTACGAAGACACGTGGTGTGCAACTACCAGTCAAGCACACCAATGAAATTGGGACTCAGATTGGTATACTCTTACCTAAATACCACGTCCATCCACAGTCAAAGTGCATTATGTGTCGTGACTGTGGAATATTTTTCTCCCATGGTTCATTTCTCAGGCACCTCCATGACGATATAGGTCGCCGTACAGATTGCCAGTCATCAATGCTTGAACTTGGGGTAGAAAACCCTGGTGTCCAACAAATGAAGCTGTGGGATGACTTCCTGGCGAAGCTGAAAGGAGAGGAAGGATCACATGCACGTCCACGTACATCATCATACGACCTCAATGGCGTAACAAGTAATGTATCTCTTGAGGGGAACCACTATCGTTCATCTTCTGATTCCTTTTCCTCGACACAACCCATTCAACCTCGAAGGCCTGCAATGCATTATAGCCCTCGGACCAGCATGCGTGGGGTTCAGCGTAGTCTGCCTGCCACCAAGGGATCCCAACTTGTTGTAGGTCCTTCAGGGAACAGCCCCCCAAATAGTTCATCAGAAGCGAGCTCGATTTCAGACCTCAACAAAAACATTCAGAACACCGTGGAAGCATCGGAACGTCTCCTCAGGGAGACCTCACAGTATCTTGCCTCAACAGAGAAGTCGCGCCATAGAAGGAACCGATCCATCACAATGGACCTTCACTCAAAGTCTGTACCTCCGGAGGGAAAATCCCAAGCCTCTCGATCCCTTTTCACCTCGCAGAATTCGCACGTAGCACCTCACCAGCAAAATCACCATAGAGAACATTCTTCTAAGGTCAGTCTCTCTCCGTCAGGAACCCAGAATGAGAATGGCAATACTGACGGGAGCCGAACGGCTCGATTTCCTCAAGACAGCCGGATCTTTGCTGGAGGTGATCTGCCTTCCAGCACATCAAACCCAGATACTCGTTCAACATCGCAAGGCAATCCAAGCTCTGTAAATGCAATGAGGGTTGCTTCATCAGTATTGCCCCAAGGTGAGGCAGGATCAAGATTCAGGTTCCCTGTACTCAATGGTGATTTGCTTGAAGAACAGAACCAGCAAAATAACACAAAAGATAAACAAG ATCCTCTTTTCATCTTGCAAACTGCCCAAGAACTTCTCACGCTGGCCTCTCATCGGATCCAGGTCTTGAAAGATGAGGCGACTGGAGGGAATGGAGTCCCAAAGTCTCCAG GAAGAGACGATGAATTCCTAAAGCTCTACCATGAGGAACGATCAAAGCGAAGGAAGTTTGAGGCTCAGATACAGCAATTACAGG AGTCTCTGCAAGAAGAACAGAAACAACGCAAAGAATTAGAAATACAACTAAGAGCATTGAAACTACAAAGATAG